Part of the Sphingobacterium sp. LZ7M1 genome, AACTGTGCAACAACATTTTCAGACCGATGAAGATCAATAGGAATGCTAATCCGACTTTCAAATAATGGAACTTGTGGATAATGTTTACCAATAAGAAGAACATTGACCTTAATCCCAGGATCGCAAAGATATTGGAGAAGAATACAATATAAGGGTCTTTCGTTACCGAGAAGATCGCAGGGATCGAGTCAACTGCAAAGATCAAATCGGTAAACTCGATCACCAAAAGGACCAAGAACAAAGGTGTCATGTATTTTTCGCCATTTTCAATATGGAAGAACCTTCCTTGATCTAACTTATGGGTTACTTTAAAGTGTTTTGAAGCAAATTTTACCACAGGGTGGTTCTCCGGATCAACCTCTTCCTCTTTGTTTCGGTTGATGTACATATTAAATCCAGTATAAACCAGAAATGCACCGAATACATAAAGGATCCATCCAAATTTGGTGATCAAGGCTGCACCTACGAAAATAAAGATACAACGCATGATAATCGCCCCTAGGATACCCCATACCAATACTTTATGATAGTATTTCTCAGGAATACCAAATGAACTGAACAAAAGAACCATAACAAAGATGTTGTCAACGGAAAGGGCATATTCAACCACATAACCGGTCAGGTATTCCAGGGTCAGGTTCTTGTTGTAGATATGAATACTGCCCGCTAGGTCGTTTTCATTAATGGTAATGTTATGGAAATGGTTTGCGACGACTTCCTTGAGTCGAGCCATGTCATGAACATTGTGGAGTTCATTCCCCCAATAATACAGGAGCAAGCCAAACAAGAGGGCAAAGGTTACCCAGATGGCACTCATGATTGCTGCAACTTTTAACGATACTGGTTTGTCACTTTTGGAAAATAGACCTAAATCTATCGCTAGCATCAGAATTATAAATATTATAAATCCGATCATAAAAAGTGCTTCGTGGCTCATATTCTATTTTTTTCTTTCTGTAGTGTAACGTACTAATTGTTCTAATCCTAATTTATATTCTCCGCCGTTCGGGATGGTATCTAAGATATCAAAAGCTTCCTGCTGATATTTCAGCATTTGCTCCGTAGCATAGTCCAACCCACCGTTGATCTTGACGAAATTGATGACTTCAGCCACTTTTTGCGCATCTTCATTATGATGCTTCACTAAGTTGATGATCTTCCTTTTCTGCGCCTTATCAACGACAGAAAGGGCATGGATCAAAGGCAAGGTCATTTTCTTTTCCTTGATGTCGTTACCAACCGGCTTTCCGACATCATCCAAACCAAAATCAAACAGATCATCCTTGATTTGGAAAGCTATTCCAACCTTTTCGCCGAACAAGCGTAGCTTTTCAATGGTTTCTGGATTGGCTCCAGCTGATGAAGCACCGATGGCACAACAGGAAGCAATCAAAGAAGCCGTCTTTTTACGGATAATGTCATAATAGATTCCCTCTTCAATATCCAGGTGCCTTGCTTTCTCAATCTGCAGCAATTCTCCCTCGCTCATTTGCTCCACAGCTTCCGAGGCCAGGCGCAACAGGTCATGTTCCTTATGCTTTACCGATAACAATAAACCCTTGGAAAGCAAAAAATCGCCAACCAATACAGCAACCTTGTTCTTCCATAGGGCATTGATCGAGAAAAATCCACGTCTCTCATTGGAATTGTCCACTACATCATCATGAACCAAGGAAGCAGTATGAAGTAATTCTACCAACGAGGCACCATGATAGGTGGATTCGGTAATACCTCCGGTCAATCCAGCTGAAAAGAAAACAAACATAGGTCGCATCTGTTTTCCCTTTTGCTTAATAATATAACGTGTAATACGGTCTAACAGCGGGGCGGAACTCTGCATAGATGCCTTGAAGGTCTTTTCAAAGCGTTTGAGATGTTCTTTTATAGGAAGTTGTATTTCGTCTAATGTTAACATGTAGTGGGTATAAGACCTTCAGGTCAAACTGAATCGCAATAAAAATACTAAAATTATGCTTTAGAAGCTAAGGTATTTTCAAGC contains:
- a CDS encoding TerC family protein, encoding MSHEALFMIGFIIFIILMLAIDLGLFSKSDKPVSLKVAAIMSAIWVTFALLFGLLLYYWGNELHNVHDMARLKEVVANHFHNITINENDLAGSIHIYNKNLTLEYLTGYVVEYALSVDNIFVMVLLFSSFGIPEKYYHKVLVWGILGAIIMRCIFIFVGAALITKFGWILYVFGAFLVYTGFNMYINRNKEEEVDPENHPVVKFASKHFKVTHKLDQGRFFHIENGEKYMTPLFLVLLVIEFTDLIFAVDSIPAIFSVTKDPYIVFFSNIFAILGLRSMFFLLVNIIHKFHYLKVGLAFLLIFIGLKMLLHSYLKEWGFTTSHSLIVIIGILALSIIASLAFPKKQDFDKA
- a CDS encoding polyprenyl synthetase family protein codes for the protein MLTLDEIQLPIKEHLKRFEKTFKASMQSSAPLLDRITRYIIKQKGKQMRPMFVFFSAGLTGGITESTYHGASLVELLHTASLVHDDVVDNSNERRGFFSINALWKNKVAVLVGDFLLSKGLLLSVKHKEHDLLRLASEAVEQMSEGELLQIEKARHLDIEEGIYYDIIRKKTASLIASCCAIGASSAGANPETIEKLRLFGEKVGIAFQIKDDLFDFGLDDVGKPVGNDIKEKKMTLPLIHALSVVDKAQKRKIINLVKHHNEDAQKVAEVINFVKINGGLDYATEQMLKYQQEAFDILDTIPNGGEYKLGLEQLVRYTTERKK